One Mercenaria mercenaria strain notata chromosome 12, MADL_Memer_1, whole genome shotgun sequence DNA segment encodes these proteins:
- the LOC123535157 gene encoding uncharacterized protein LOC123535157 codes for MRTQGRWDRMQWQLDPYKWYLQVNPSSRYERRHYNKDCFVFLPQRYERKFFSNIMKLLSKEGTFGCLILLVICFTIYMHTSLLDNSQPDYIPVPMFTFTRVNYSEKGNVMVAIIMHQPSKYLKTTLISLNHSNHAADIFIFRNYSRDPIQKDVLQWCPTANVISDKGRTHSMDIAQFVMEHFISSKYDVLVYINSYSVLFIDWWDTLKDCLTQSRGFVSLYAIERNAEHADKCNDLLCCQAWMGMVGSVWRRNLAERVMSETFQVQGNLHYKMEFWCRMFSIPLQTVKNSVIAVIDSEKRNYDLISHKISTRQRMQQHVTAVKIRADFLTNRSKAIQKKMLPLENLAISNTTYKAPECIAAVLRVHIFRKERSILTAYEIEQWIRYMQHAGVNIVYLYDAYQNKDEKLEMWVKQVFDPNEVIYHDWYFNNTFPVQESRLLAYQHAIDHYKDVCEWHMRMDMNEYPFITTDTEKGFLKRLLNRVNILKPNSTEILFPVFQFSGNLTQEQWLIGRFQYRYANHSGKVRPLYKAKCVKTARQNNNELEKGNTERLDPKLARINWYLDVSTNMNTTYTTEPLDEIIPDSSIFPLLQHLKQDILISNKMPLYVTNQFWDSMN; via the coding sequence TCGAATATAATGAAACTGTTATCGAAGGAAGGCACGTTTGGTTGTTTGATTTTGTTAGTgatatgttttacaatttacatgcATACATCTTTGCTTGACAACTCTCAACCCGATTATATCCCCGTTCCAATGTTTACGTTTACCCGAGTCAACTATTCTGAAAAAGGAAATGTTATGGTGGCCATCATCATGcaccaaccatctaaatatctaaaaACAACATTGATCTCGTTGAATCATTCAAATCATGCtgctgatatttttatttttcggaATTACTCGAGGGATCCTATACAGAAAGATGTCTTGCAATGGTGTCCGACTGCAAATGTTATTTCAGATAAAGGACGGACACATTCAATGGATATAGCGCAGTTTGTAATGGagcattttatttcttcaaaatatgaTGTTTTAGTATATATCAATTCatattctgttcttttcattgATTGGTGGGATACTTTAAAGGATTGTTTGACTCAGTCACGTGGATTTGTTTCGCTATACGCGATAGAACGAAACGCGGAGCATGCCGATAAGTGCAATGATCTATTATGTTGCCAGGCATGGATGGGAATGGTGGGATCGGTATGGAGGCGAAATTTAGCTGAACGAGTCATGTCTGAAACCTTTCAAGTACAAGGTAATCTTCACTACAAAATGGAATTCTGGTGTAGAATGTTCAGTATTCCTTTGCAGACAGTTAAAAATTCAGTGATAGCCGTCATTGACAGTGAAAAACGAAACTACGATTTAATATCACATAAAATTTCTACCCGGCAACGGATGCAGCAACATGTGACTGCTGTTAAGATAAGGGCAGATTTTCTAACAAATCGTTCCAAAGcaatacaaaagaaaatgctACCGTTAGAAAATCTAGCTATATCAAATACCACATATAAAGCACCAGAGTGCATCGCGGCAGTACTTCGAGTGCACATTTTTCGAAAAGAGAGATCAATTCTGACTGCATATGAAATCGAACAATGGATACGTTACATGCAGCATGCTGgagtaaatattgtatatttgtatgaCGCATATCAAAATAAAGACGAAAAGCTGGAGATGTGGGTCAAGCAGGTTTTTGATCCCAACGAAGTCATATACCACGACTGGTACTTCAACAATACGTTTCCAGTTCAAGAATCCCGCTTGTTGGCTTATCAGCATGCAATTGACCATTATAAAGATGTTTGTGAATGGCACATGCGCATGGATATGAATGAGTATCCTTTTATTACAACTGATACTGAGAAAGGTTTCCTCAAGCGTCTGTTAAACAGAGTAAATATATTAAAGCCAAATTCTACAGAAATATTATTTCCTGTTTTTCAGTTTTCCGGAAATCTAACGCAGGAACAATGGTTAATTGGGCGGTTTCAATATAGATATGCAAATCATAGCGGAAAGGTAAGGCCATTGTATAAGGCAAAATGTGTAAAAACAGCGcgacaaaataataatgaattagaGAAAGGAAACACTGAACGCTTAGACCCAAAACTAGCCAGAATTAATTGGTACTTGGATGTAAGTACGAATATGAATACTACCTACACAACAGAACCTTTGGACGAGATTATACCTGATTCGAGTATTTTTCCCTTGCTTCAGCATCTGAAACAAGATATATTAATATCAAACAAGATGCCGTTGTACGTTACGAATCAGTTTTGGGATTCTATGAATTGA